The sequence below is a genomic window from Acropora palmata chromosome 5, jaAcrPala1.3, whole genome shotgun sequence.
CAGAACCTGATGATAATTTCAGGACATACATATAAGATGTCAGAAGGTATACTCAAGAGAACAGGCAAAGTTCCCTGCTGGATGTTTTTGCTGGATGAATATATCTTCTGTAACTATTTAAGCTTCTAATTTTGTATGCATTTTCAGTCTGATGATGGTATAGTTTACACCGAAATATAACTCTCAATTAGATCTTGGTTTTCGTTCATTTcttgtcaaaatttaaagacaCGATGAATATGTTCGGTCCATCGTTTATCTTATATGTCTTGACGTGGTAGGTGCGGGGAATGGGTGGTGCCCTACCTTTGCTCTGGGATACATGTTGTACCTTGGGAAAAGGGAACCTTTGGTTGACTCAAATTGGCCAATCTTGTTTGTGTGTTTAGTCCCATATGAGTCTGAGCTTTTTATACCTTCACTAACCTAACTGCTTGAGTTGCTTATTTACCTTTCTTTTGCTAAAAGCTTCACTGCCTatttaagttttaatttattacagAACATTCTGTTCCCAGTTTCCTATCTTCAAAATAGTCTGCCTGCTGCTCAAGCTTTCACagagtgtttatttttaacataacATGTTCATAGTTGTTTATGGTCTCAAGAATGCATACAATGAGCTAGACCTAgaaatttcaagataaaatCTTCATGCATACCCATaactaattattaatttttaatggcCTTGCGGCCATTTGGCATAGTGCTTTGTTCTTTTACTTCCCAATATTTAATTCTCTGAGTCCTGTGCAAGATTGTTGATTTTGCTCGCTTATCTGTCTATCACCAAAATTGGAGACCATTTGAAGTCTAATTATCTTTTATAGCAATAataagtaacaataataattattattcctcgagcccgaatgggctccgAAATCAATATttcatgaggccgaaggccaaatgggctattgaatCAGAGACCAtgagggcaagaggaataattgttttagtaaaatccaactagttggtcaaaaaaatatcaagactaaacatcttttgcaagttaaagctagacttcgaTCCCTTTTTACctccaaaacattacaaaatttaatatagtgggcacttttcgctactagtgggctataacatagagcctactagtagctcaaccaatcagaatgcagcactgatgatagaccactagttggattttattaatagttattattgtgAACACTCACCAGgctaaaactgaaaaacagtCCAATTCCTCCAGCAACTTTAAGCAAATGATTGATAACATCTTCCAGAGCATCATAACAAGTTGGACAATTGGGACATAACCAGTCGTTAGAGTTTTCACAACACTGCAACTAGAGCAAGAATAATCAAAGACACCTTCCAATGAACAGTAATTTTGGCTTCTGATTTGCATAGATCTTAGAATACTtgctatttttatcttttaataaCCTGCCTAAACATGAACACTGAGTCAATCAACGAAACTTAAATTTTTTGTCCATTATCTGGTAAAATTCAGTCTCACTGAGGTCCAGTTTGACAATAGGAATTTTCCATTTGACTTCCTTGAACCTACTCACCCTCGAGGAAATTATGAGTCTTAATTTCAAAGGATTACGAGATGTTCATTATGGTCGCTAGGAGtctacaataatattgttattattaagaTTATTGCTGTCACTGTTCTTTTTCCACCTATGGAAATATCTGGATCTCTACTGTGGCCATTATGCAATGTTTGAACATGTTCTTGCTGCTCAGACCAGGCCTTTTATATTACTAGAATCCACTGAGTGTCCAGTGAAAGAGCAACATCAATTATCCCtgcatgaaaagaaaaaacttgtTACCATTAGCATGATACATTTTGTTGGCACTTACTGCCCTGCAGTCTGGATGTCCTAATGGAACATCTACAGgcaatgacttgttttgaaatcCACAACAGTTCCTTGCTGATTGAATTTGCTCTTTAATTGAAGACTTGTTTGGAATTTTCTGCCACCCTGCTTTCATTAAATCTGCCTGCCTGTTGTGGCTAATGGCTACTGCAGCAATTGAAACAGAAAATTGAATGACAAAGACGAGAAACAAGATGACCATGTACTAAGAAACAAGTTAAGGAACTTCAATGCAATGTAATCATTTTAACAAATGGATTCCATGTTTGCatgcatctgttcagtaatagatcacaggtGACATccaaatgtggtaagaacaagaAACTGGGGCACAGTGCCATAGTCAACAAGGGCATAGCCagggggggtcctggggtgcccgtgacccccccttttgcaagggttttttaaccaaacaacctagaACAGGTGGTGAAAATGGCATGACGTTTCAGCTTGCAAATATCCAAACAAACGAGTACCCACACTTTGACATAGTGTGAcccccccctttgaaaaatcctggctacgcctatggtcaagtgtgtcactgatgctCTTACCACAATTTTATGTCTATTATTGAACAGATGCATAGTAACAtgaaatctattttttttctatataaTACAGTGACAAATCAcacacaattttgttttcatgattTCATTTTAACAAACTTGTGAAAATAGCCCTTTGACATAAAATCTGCTGTCTATACaaagtgaagaaaataattcattGGTTGCTTTATGAATCAACACATTCTTATTGGATCAGAGAAACCCCACAgctgtcaaacttgaataaaGTGCATTCATCATCTACGCGTCCGTCCTTTAATAGAACTGAGTTGATTATATAATGATACAAAAGTATAACAAAAGAGTGACTTTTTGGtgtgtagaaaaaaaaaaaaactgctgtcAATAAAAATGTCCACAGTCTTGCCCATTTTACACTCTTGAAAATTTGACAAAGATTTCCTGTTTACCCCAAAACATTTCTTGGTTAGGACTTTGTTTTGTGGACAATGAGTACACCATCAGCATTAGTCAAAAAGATTATGGAAGAGGCAGATGCTGACTAAATTTGACTCCCTGAATGTTCCAGCTGTTATGCTAACAATCATTATGTTCATAcctgtgaggatcatagcttcacttgattAGCAACATTATTCAATAGATAGAATGCAATGAGATAATCAACAATATCTGCCTCTAAATGTGTGGCCTGCAGGTGCCTAAACCAGGGTGCAGGGATGGTGCAGtagtgagagcactcgcctcccaccaatatGGCCccggttcgattcccagatctggcgtcaaatgtgggtcgcgtttgttggttctctgctctgcactgagaggttttctccgggtactccgatttcccctctcctcaaaaaccaacaattgacttgatttgtgttaattgttaatttcagtttacagtgtccccaattagtgatCCAGCGCTGGAAGGACTAGTCACTTAAAtcaagttcctttccttttcttttttttctcaaaggatacaaagaacaaaatgaCTTGACTATGTCGTACCGCACCAACAACCCCCAAGACAGCTACAAGTAGAAGGAAGACCCCACATGCTATGACACCACCAAGGATTGGTAGACTTGTTATTTTAGCAGATGCTTTTGCATAAACTGCAACTCCTATTAAGACCAAGGCTATGAACTGAGAAAAGAACATACACAAAGAATATAAGTACTAAAGATTACGCATGATGACTCACAACAGAACGTAACACTACTTCTCATCTcaccatagttagtaactaCTATGATCTCACCCCTCACTCAGAAGAAAGACGCTCGTCTTTGATATTAAATTAAGCCACaacaattaattttcagtTAAAGCAAACATTTCCATAATACAAGTATCCACAACATTGAGTACTCTATTTTCTGGTTTAAAATAACGCAGATACATTTTACTCAGCACTTAAGGAACGTATTGTTTATCACACGTGGACTAACTAGTTGGTGCCAGTAGtattattttacttatcaaagcGAGTTCGAGTTCCAAATCACTCATTCAGGAAAGAAACTACAAACCATACAAGCCAAATTGAtcttaaaattataaatattttCCTCAAAAACCTTTCCGACGTGTTTTTGTCAGCGAGGATGGCAagaaattaaagttaaaattttgctGCCGAAGTCACTGAAACTAATCGGAGCGTGCACGCCAAAGGAACATCCAATGAGCGATTTTACTTATTAAAGCCTTCAAGGGGAATAGTACGTCTAACTCCGGAATTTTGGCTCTACAAACTCAAACAAAGCCTAGGTAATTTCTGAATGTGATAACAGGTGATTTCCTGTTGTGCAACCAAAAACTTCTCGTTTTGCCACGTAAGAACTTCGACTAATCAAAGCTTGC
It includes:
- the LOC141880564 gene encoding tetraspanin-13-like, whose translation is MYSPKYSKAQSCAYFCSKNVLVALNTLYIFIALVLIGVAVYAKASAKITSLPILGGVIACGVFLLLVAVLGVVGAVRHSQVILFFYMVILFLVFVIQFSVSIAAVAISHNRQADLMKAGWQKIPNKSSIKEQIQSARNCCGFQNKSLPVDVPLGHPDCRALQCCENSNDWLCPNCPTCYDALEDVINHLLKVAGGIGLFFSFSLLFGVCMTYRYRHQRDPRANPGAFL